ctaggattcaagcgcttggcagactcgagataagtcaagttcttatgatcagtcaataccaccacgcgatgcttagctccttcaagccaatgacgccactcctcgaatgcccacttcatggccagcaactctcggttgcccacatcataattacgctcagcaggcgaaaacttcctggaaaggaaagcacatggtttcatcactgagcaaccagaacctctctgcgacaaaacagcccctgctccaatctcagaagcatcaacctcgacctggaacgggagagaaacatctggttgacacaacacaggggcagaagaaaaacgacgcttcaattcttgaaaagcttccacagcagcagaagaccaattgaccacatcagcacccttcttggtcaaatcggtcaatggtttagcaatactagtaaaattgcagatgaagcgacgataaaaattagcaaagcccaggaacttttgcagacttttcagagatgtcggctgagtccaatcatggatggcttggaccttaacaggatccatctcgatagtagaaggggaaaagatgaaccccaaaaatgaaaccttctgcacaccaaagagacactttgatcccttcacaaacaaagagttagcacgcaagacctgaaaaaccgttctgacctgcttcacatgagactcccaatcatccgagaagatcaaaatgtcatccaagtacacaatcaggaatttatccaggtactcttggaagatgtcatgcataaaggactgaaacactgatggagcattggcatgtccgaacggcatcacgagatactcaaaatgaccctcgggcgtattaaatgcagttttccattcatcaccttgcttaattcgcaccagattatacgcaccacgaagatctatctttgtgaaccaactagcccccttaatccgagcaaacagatcagataacaatggcaaggggtactgaaatttaaccgtgatcttattaagaaggcggtaatctatacaaggtctcagcgaaccatccttcttggctacaaaaaagaaccctgctcctaatggcgacgatgacaggcgaatatgccccttctccagggattccttcacataactgcgcatagcggtgtgctcaggcacggacaaattaaacaatcgaccttttgggaatttactaccaggaatcaaattgatagcacaatcacaatccctatgcggaggtagggtattggacttgggctcatcaaatacatcccggtaatcagacaagaactctgggacctcagaaggagtggatgacgaaattgacagaactggaacatcaccatgtaccccctgacaaccccagctggacaccgacatggatttccaatctaatactggattataagcttgtagccatggcaaccctaacacgaccacatcatgcagattatgcaacaccagaaagcgaataacttcctgatgtgcaggagccatgcacatggtcagctgggtccagtattgaggcttattcttggccaaaggcgtagcatcaattcctctcaatggaataggacactgcaagggctccaagaaaaacccacaacgcttagcatattccaagtccatcaaattcagggcagcgcctgaatccacaaatgccatgacagaatatgatgacaaagagcagatcaaggtaacggacagaagaaattttgactgtacagtaccaatggtggcagacctagcgaaccgcttagtgcgcttaggacaatcagagatagcatgagtggaatcaccacagtagaaacacagaccattcagacgtctatgttcttgccgttcaactctggtcaaggtcctatcacactgcataggctcaggtttaagctcaggtaataccgccaaatggtgcacaggtttacgctcacgcaagcgtcgaccgatctgaatggccaaagacatagactcattcaaaccagcaggcataggaaatcccaccatgacatccttaagggcttcagagagaccctttctgaatattgctgccagcgcagattcattccattgagtgagcacggaccactttctaaatttctgacaatatacctctatctcatcctgagcctgacaaagagccagcaaatttttttctgcctgatccactgaattaggctcatcgtacagcaacccaagcgccaggaaaaacgcatcgatattactcaatgcaggatctcctgacgcaagagaaaacgcccagtcctgagggtcgccgcgcaaaaaagaaatgacgatcctaacctgttgaattgggtcaccagaagagtgaggtttcaaagccagaaatagtttgcaattatttttgaaactcagaaatttagttctatctccaaaaaacaaatctggaataggaattctcggttcaagcaaagaattctggaccacaaaatcttgaatattttgaactcttgccgtgagctgatccacacatgaagacagacctttaatgtccattgctacacctgtgtcctgaaccacccaaatgtctaggggaaaaaaaagacaaaacacagtgcaaagaaaaaaaaatggtctcagaacttcttttttccctctattgagaatcattagcacttttggcttcctgtactgttatgaaaggcaattcagaatcacaatggacatggaggtcagagcacatacagtgaactgacaataacccaaaataatagaacgagctctgagacgtgggaactctgcagaccgcaatccctaagcctatcaaaccacactaaaggtagccgtggagcgctcctgaccagaacctaggcgcctcgtcacagcctgagaaactagctaatcctgaagatagaaaaataagcctaccttgcctcagagaaattccccaaaggaaaaggcagccccccacatataatgactgtgagtaagatgaaaacacaaacatagagatgaaacagatttagcaaagtgaggcccgactagctaaacagaacgaggatagggaagataactttgcggtcagcacaaaaacctataaaaaaccacgcagaggggacaaaaagaccctccgcaccgactaacggtacggaggtgggacctctgcgtctcagagcttccagcaggcgagaaaaaccaataaagcaagctggacagaaaaatagcaacaaaataacataagcaaaacttagctttgcagagcagaaggccacaggaatgatccagggaaaaaacaagtcccacactgaaacattgacaggaagcatagatcaaagcatcaggtggagttaagtagagaagaagctaacgagctcaccagatcacctgagggaggaaactcagaagctgcagtaccactttcctccacaaacggaagatcccagagagaatcagccgaagtaccacttgtgaccacaggagttaactttgccacagaattcacaacaggtagtcttacatcaggtccactgccttttggcgggtcaccctatccgaattcaattggataatgccacgacggtgccttacgtcagtcatctagcaggtacccacgatcaggcgccatgatcgaggtacctcactttctctgatgggccaaaGTCTATTAttctgtgatctcggcagtatatatcccagaagtagaactctgaacggcaaacaaattcagccgtcagggttccgcctcaagtcagtgggaacttcaccccgaagtcttccatcagatctgtccttactggagttctccagttgtaggtgggatgacatccagactgaaggcccatATACTCGAGtttgtggttcggcctcgagatgcaagagccatcgctctccatgctctggttctgccgtggtaccagtttccataactccccttccactgcttccgaaagcctttcggaagcagaaaggggccccagtgatcctcagagatccgcactgaccacgtccgttttttgtttgcggagctagtatcttctcgccttatcgcagcacaattgcaagtagggactttctcacagggagttttcacacgtagttcttccctatcgcataccgttagatcattgggaccttattattcctttttcatccgggcagactttactatcagggaaagtcgtcccgttctcctctgcgatattctcactctgacgagtctttggagctagcttctctgctctttcagacttttttcccttattaccttcgaggcaaggttgtcctcaggccatcttcatcccttgttaccaaggtggtactgtattaccactgttatgagggcatagttcttccctcatctcttttggctccagtccacaaaatggaataagatcccccatattctggaagaagtgagtgctctgagtaggtacgtcttgaggacagcgtccttctgaaggttggacattttatttgggcttcctgacggtagaggaaggcttcctgacattttcaggaagggtttagccgtttcatcgaccatgataacatggtgaattcttttcaccatccaggagtccttccgtgctagatgtcagcctatctccctgtctatcaagggttctaggcaccaggcgtcagcaaggcacgcctgcaagcttgcggattcgtccagtccgcatgcattcttgaagcactataattcccacacttccacagatgtgagtctgggcaggcggactctgcaggccgcggtggcgcacttgtaagtagcggttacacagggcctgatctattgttgtccccacccagggactgctttgggacgtcccacggtctgtgtcccccaatgaggcgaaggagaaatagggatttttgtgtactcaccgtaaaatccttttctccgagccattcattgggggacacagctcccaccctgttattagcttatgcttgttttttagaatatgacatgctatacgctcatatattgttattgatctcctactgcttttgcaccgaactggttagctgagagccagcaggagggtatatactgcggtggaggagctaactttttttgtatcacttagtgtcagcctcctattggcagcagcatacacccacggtctgtgtcccccaatgaatggctcggagaaaaggattttacggtgagtacacaaaaatccctatttttcctcgccctcgctgcagtgtgcccattagccaggacATAGTAAGGCAGCTTTactggcaactaattatcctaggggCAGTAccgtgtctgacctgagggtaaggggggcgccagagagctgcaatttCCAagccggaagtgggatatagataaatccccttcagaaaagaaccgggGCCGGCCAAACAATCCCGGTTCATGACATGTTGGTGTTAGCAGTGGgcatgataaagatatcctccctgtgATTCGTGACATAGAGGCTTGTGTTTTCGGCCTGAGGAGGGAGGGGAAGGTGTCAAAGTGTCTTgaagttgttggatagtgaggagatcaaggTGGTGTAGtaagtctgtttggcgaggtgaagagcAGAGGAGATAGAGGATTTtacatctgtcctgtgtggtgtagtacagtgccttgtgaaagtattcggccccctggaacttttcaaccttttcccacatttcatgcttcaaacatacagaTACCAaatgttgttgattctttaccaagaatttacaagtggaacacaattgtgaagttgattgaaatttattggttatttaaaatttttgtggaaattgaaaaactgaaaagtggggcgtgcaatattattcggcccctttaccatAATACTTAGTTGCGCCCCTTTTTCtacgattacaagtctcttggggtctgtctctatcagttttgtacatggagagactgaaattctcgcccgttcttccttggcaaacagctggagctcagtgaggttgatggagatcgtttgtgatcagcagatttcagctctttccacagattctccattggattgaggtctggactgtgacttggccattctaacacctggatacgtttatttgtgaaccattccactgtagattttgctttatgtttgggatcattgtcttgttggaagacaaatctccgtcacagtctcaggccttttgcagactccaacaggttttcttcaagaatggtcctgtatatggctccatccatcttctcatcaattttaaccatcttccctgtccctgctgaggaaaagcaggcccagaccatgatgctgccaccaccatgtttgacagtggggatggtgtgttcagggtgatgagctgtgttgcctttacgccaaacatatcgtttgacattgttgccaaaaggttcgattttggtttcatctgaccagagcaccttcttcacatgtttggtgtctccaagGTGGCTTAAtgtaaactttaaacaacactttttatggatatctttgagaaatggctttcttcctgCCACTCTCCATAAAGGGTTTACAACACTAACAAATATTCCAAGGGAAAATAACAACGTCTAACAACTAGAAAAAACCCCCATtaaaagatatatactttattaaataaccaaAAAGTAGAAAACATGGGTATAAAACCCACAAAAAAATCCCTATCAAATATATACAGTCCTAAGAAAAGAGGACAAAAATCCCCCACAGATAACCTGAACGCACACTGGTAGAATAAAGATAAACTGAATAATGCAATCTGTGATATATCTAAAGCATCTGTAAGGGTGACTGATATAGGTGCAGCATATCCCTTACGGCTACACAGATAAACATAAATACCTATACGCTGATcctgcctagatgcggaggttggcaccctaagaaatatcgagaaaggcgcccccgctcgtgcgatgACTCTCCCTGATCTCCTATCAACTCCCTATAAGGGATAGgaatagaaacagaaggccaggtGGCTGTAATTAACTTGTATAGATATGTGATCCCCCACATACAACTCCCCCCCTCCAATGTGATGTGAGGTAAAGAGATAGAATCTATACATACATAAAGCACACGTACCATGTAAACCGAACCTACCAGTGCTAGTTACACATAAAACATAGCATATGCTACAATACCGGATATACATACACGTATCAGGACTGATGAAAATAATACAtataaaccaaatatatataaaggAGCCGCGCTACCACATACATCCAGATATATACAACACCTAAATATTATTAAACAGTGTGAACTCCACAATTGATGTATAACACAGCCATGAGACAGATTTTAGATATACTCATCTGCTGCACTCAGAAGTTCACAACTGCGGATTAGTTCCGATGTAGTGGTCAGACAGATGATAACCGCGCAGATGACATCTCCACAccacctctcgacgcgtttcccccaagccaaattgggttcatcaggagagaccagataTATGCATGGCAGAGATAAAAAGATAGGGCTGCCActctccataaaggccagatttgtgcagtgtacgactgattgttgtcctatggacagactgtcccacctcagctgtagatctctgcagttcatccacagtgatcatgggcctcttggctgcatctctgatcagtcttctccttgtgtcagatgaaagtttagagggacggccgggtcttggtagatttgcagtggtatgatactccttccatttcagtatgatcattgcacagtgctccttgggatgtttaaagttttggaaatcattttgtatccaaatccggctttaaacttctccacaacagtatcacggacctgcctgttgtgttccttggtcttcatgatgtttcacacagaaccctgagactatcacagagcaggtgcatttatacggaaacttgatcacacacaggtggattatatttatcatcattaggcatttaggacaatattgcacttttcagttttagaatttccacaaaaatttaaaataaccacaaaatttcgttcatcttcacaatcgtgttccacttgttgttgattcttcaccaaaaatttacatctggcatctttatgtttgaagcctgatatgtgggaaaaggttgaaaagttccagggagccgaatactttcacaaggcactgtatgtacaggatctgtcagctctcctgtgtggtgtagtatatagaggatctgtcagctcttctgtgtggtgtagtatatagaggatctgtcagctctcctgtgtggtgtagtatatagaggatctgtcagctctcctgtgtggtgtagtatatagaggatctgtcagctctcctgtgtggtgtagtatatagaggatctgtcagctctcctgtgtggtgtagtatatagaggatctgtcagctctcctgtgtggtgtagtatatagaggatctgtcaactctcctgtgtggtgtagtatatacaggatctgtcagctgtcctgtgtggtgtggtatatagaggatctgtcagctctcctgtttgtggtgtagtatatagaggatctgtcagctctcctgtgtgatgtagtatatagaggatctgtcagctctcctgtgtggtgtagtatatactggatctgtcagctctcctgtgtggtgtagtatatagaggatctgtcggctctcccgtgtggtgtggtatatagaggatctgtcggctctcctgtgtggtgtagtatatagaggatctgtcagctgtcctgtgtggtgtagtatatactggatctgtcagctctcctgtgtggtgtagtatatactggatctgtcagctctcctgtgtggtgtagtatatactggatctgtcagctctcctgtgtggtgtagtatatacaggatctgtcagctctcctgtgtggtgtagtatatagaagatctgtcagctctcccgtgtggtgtagtatatagaagatctgtcagctctcccgtgtggtgtagtatatagaggatctgtcagctctcccgtgtggtgtagtatatagaggatctgtcagctctcctgtgtggtgtagtatatagaggatctgtcagctctcctgtgtggtgtagtatatagaggatctgtcagctctcctgtgtactgtagtatatagaggatctgtcagctctcctgtgtggtgtagtatatactggatctgtcagctctcctgtgtggtgtagtatatactggatctgtcagctctcctgtgtggtgtagtatatagaggatctgtcagctctcctgtgtggtgtagtatatagaggatctgtcagctctcctgtgtggtgtagtatatgcaggatctgtcagctctcctgtgtggtgtggtgtagtatatagaggatctgtcagctctcctgtgtggtgtagtatatactggatctgtcagctctcctgtgtggtgtagtatatgcaggatctctcagctctcctgtgtggtgtagtatatagaggatctgtcagctctcctgtgtggtgtagtatatgcaggatctgtcagctctcctgtatggtgtagtatatacaggatttgTCCCCTGTCCTGTGTGGTGCACTATactgaggatctgtcctgtgtagtgtaatatatagaggatctgtcagcgctcATGTGGGGTGTAgaatataggatctatcctgtgtggtatttttacttaacagcatggtgggccccaagaatgatttttctctggtgagcTCAAGGTACTCCAGTCTGACGCTGCACACTATAGTAATGCCtaatacatggatgctaaatgtggtttgggcacactaCAAGGCTCAGAAGCGAGGGTAGATTTGACTTTGGTTGAGCAGATTTTACTGGATCAgtttatggaagccatgttgcttttcaagagctTTTGAGGCGCTTGTAATGTGAAAACCTCTGGTTTTCCACTGACAgaagatggacctgagtggggacttgtttttgttGGATGAGTAGAGTTTTTATTGGCATTATATTTCCCTACATAACATTGTTTGATGAGTTTTTATACTACTtttcggaggcagaatgaacaaggaGTTGAACACCGCGCTCCACTGGCTCATCCTATAAGGTTTCCTATTAGACTCTGAACTGTAATTGTCTTGGTGAATGGTTCTATATTTTTACATAACTTGACATTTTTactgacagtttaagtagaaatgttaaataattcagggattttttttatcttggcagatgactgtaccaggagatcagatggACAGCCGGCATCTTTAATTTTTAAATCCGATGATCTTGATATCCCAGAGGAgacaactgaagtgaatgccattattcCTATTATGCCATCATCCCTTCactgcaaagatctgtcatctcatCTTATAAAACAGGTTCTATCTCCTGATTCATTACTGACAAGTGAGGaagatcaaagtcacaaaataagcattaaaaaacgaaCTGCTTTTAAGTCATTTTCACTATCAGAATATGgaaatagattttcttgttccaagtgtgggaaatgttttaagctgAAACGGAATCTTATTATACACCGAAGAGCTcactcaggggagaagccttttgcctgtacagaatgtgggaaatattttaaccagaaatggaatcttcttatacaccaaagaactcacacaggggaaaagccattttcatgttccgaatgtgggaaatgttttaaccagaaatcagacttggttatgcaccagagaactcactcaggggagaagcctttttcttgttcagaatgttggaaatgttttaaccagaaatcagatttgattaagcaccagagaacccacacaggggagaagcctttttcatgttcagaatgcggcaaatgttttaaccgtaaatcAGTTTTGGTTAACCACCAAAGGatccacactggggagaagcctttttcctgttcagaatgtggtaaatgttttaaccagaaatcagctaTGGTTAAGCACAAGAGaacccatacaggggagaagcctttttcctgttcagaatgtgggaaatattttaaacagaaatggaatcttgttatacacctaagaattcacacaggggagaagcctttttcatgttcttaattAGGGAAATGTTCATATGAACTTATGTTATGCAAAATAGGTGTCAGAAAATATAGAAAATCTCTGAAGTCACTAACATCCACCCTGCCTCCTTTTTCCTGTCACAGAGTGCAGCACCACACAATAGCTGACAGGCTTAAGTCACTTAGATGTGAGCCATCTTTGTAAAATGCATGAAGTCCCAGATAACTATAAGTTTTGTTAGAAAGACTGAGAGATTCAGAATAGACAGGTAATTGGACAAAAGGTCTCTTTAGACAACAAtagagattaaaatagataaatctccgggtccggatggcatacacccatgagtactaagagaactaagtaatgtaatagataaaccattatttcttatttttagggactctatagcgactgggtctgttccgcaggactggcgcatagcaaatgtggtgccaatattcaaaaagggctctaaaagtgaacctggaaattataggccagtaagtctaacctctattgttggtaaaatatttgaagggtttctgagggatgttattctggattatctcaatgagaataactgtttaactccatatcagcatgggtttatgagaaatctctcctgtcaaaccaatctaatcagtttttatgaagaggtaagctataggctggaccacggtgagtcattggacgtggtatatctcgatttttccaaagcgtttgataccgtgccgcacaagaggttggtacacataatgagaatgcttggtctgggggaaaatgtgtgtaaatgggttagtaactggcttagtgatagaaagcagagggtggttataaatggtatagtctctaactgggtcgctgtgaccagtggggaccgcaggggtcagtattgggatctgttctcttcaacatattcattaatgatctggtagaaggtttacacagtaaaatatcgatatttgcagatgatacaaaactatgtaaagcagttaatacaagagaagatagtattctgctacagatggatctggataagttggaaacttgggctgaaaggtggcagatgaggattaacaatgataaatgtaaggttatacacatgggaagaaggaatcaatgtcaacattacacactgaacgggaaaccactgggtaaatctgacagggagaaggacttggggatcctagttaatgataaacttacctggagcagccagtgccaggcagcagctgccaaggcaaacaggatcatggggtgcattaaaagaggtctggatacacatgatgagagc
The Ranitomeya imitator isolate aRanImi1 chromosome 3, aRanImi1.pri, whole genome shotgun sequence genome window above contains:
- the LOC138672436 gene encoding zinc finger protein 1 homolog, with amino-acid sequence MLASFLVSTISDPLSEDLLQKRIVLIYPSVMDMDRDKMAERILHLTLEILFRLTGEDYTVVKKTSSDRCQDPVSEGWGRPLSPITGPPPHPLIHEDINDQKILELTYKMIELLTGEVPIRCQDVAVYFSMEEWEYLEGHRDLYKDVIMEVPPPLTSPDLSSKRTTPERCPRPLLPQDCNQEDPNAPQDHQGEDLTHNNTTETYVRRDERCKEEIPTYGYPDDCTRRSDGQPASLIFKSDDLDIPEETTEVNAIIPIMPSSLHCKDLSSHLIKQVLSPDSLLTSEEDQSHKISIKKRTAFKSFSLSEYGNRFSCSKCGKCFKLKRNLIIHRRAHSGEKPFACTECGKYFNQKWNLLIHQRTHTGEKPFSCSECGKCFNQKSDLVMHQRTHSGEKPFSCSECWKCFNQKSDLIKHQRTHTGEKPFSCSECGKCFNRKSVLVNHQRIHTGEKPFSCSECGKCFNQKSAMVKHKRTHTGEKPFSCSECGKYFKQKWNLVIHLRIHTGEKPFSCS